TTAACTGTCGCTAGGGGAATGGCTGCGACCGCGCCTTGGTCCATCCAGCGGCCGAGGGGGTTTTCACCACGGGTGATGCCTACTTTAAGCCCTGATGAGTTGGCCAGATAGACGGTGTGAGCTTGCATGCAGTTCTCTATGCCCCATTCTGGTTCACGGCAGGTGCCCTGCTGGAAATGGCAGGTTTCTGGTCGGACGAGACACATGTCACAACGTGCAAGTGAACGAAAGCATGGAAAGCAAAAGCCTTGGCCGAAGCTTTTCTTGGTCGTGCGATCACAGTGAATACAATTGATCTGACCAGTAAACTCAAGGCTTAGAGATTGATCAAGAAACTCGTTAAGGTTAATGAATGAGGACTCGTTCGCCATGAAGTAAAGGATTTCTTGGCCGTCCCGGAACTCTGTTTTTAGTTTTTGTAGATTCAATTCACTCTTCATGAATCGAACCTACCGGAAAACCCTCCGGTAGGAAACAGAAGAAATTAAGAATGCTAGTGGCTGATGGAAGGCTGTGGTTGTAGGGGGCTGACGTTCAATGGTTCTGGTTCCGGCTCGGCAATTGGGCCGTACTTCGTTTCGA
This sequence is a window from Pseudobacteriovorax antillogorgiicola. Protein-coding genes within it:
- a CDS encoding DUF2797 domain-containing protein translates to MKSELNLQKLKTEFRDGQEILYFMANESSFINLNEFLDQSLSLEFTGQINCIHCDRTTKKSFGQGFCFPCFRSLARCDMCLVRPETCHFQQGTCREPEWGIENCMQAHTVYLANSSGLKVGITRGENPLGRWMDQGAVAAIPLATVNRRIDAGRVEVALKQIVSDKTNWRKMLKGDVDEVDLCQEREKMRQYMPDDVTYQWSKAPAVNIRYPIVEHPKKVTSFNFDKNPLVEGTLKGIKGQYLIFDTGVINIRKFAGYRISFRQN